In Edaphobacter dinghuensis, a genomic segment contains:
- a CDS encoding acyl-CoA thioesterase, producing the protein MSDTVLERTVEESQSERSEIVFPADANALGNLFGGRLMQFIDLVGAMAASRHARAITVTASMDHLDFVAPVRVGDLLILKASVNRAFKTSMEVGVRAMVEDIREQRLRHVSSAYLTYVAVDKDGKGILVPKVVPVTEHQKRRYEDAGRRREMRGEETMRKREMRMALGEGWHL; encoded by the coding sequence ATGAGCGATACGGTTTTAGAGCGAACGGTGGAAGAGTCGCAGTCGGAGCGCAGCGAGATTGTCTTTCCGGCAGATGCGAATGCGCTGGGCAATCTGTTCGGCGGACGGCTGATGCAGTTTATCGATCTGGTGGGAGCGATGGCGGCGAGCCGTCATGCAAGGGCAATTACGGTGACAGCCTCGATGGACCACCTCGATTTTGTGGCTCCCGTGCGCGTGGGTGATCTGCTGATTCTGAAGGCGAGCGTGAACCGTGCCTTCAAGACCAGCATGGAGGTTGGCGTGCGCGCCATGGTGGAAGACATTCGCGAGCAGCGGTTGCGGCATGTCTCTTCGGCCTACCTGACCTATGTGGCTGTGGACAAGGATGGCAAAGGCATCCTGGTGCCGAAGGTAGTGCCGGTGACGGAGCACCAGAAGCGACGATATGAAGACGCTGGCCGTCGGCGCGAGATGCGCGGCGAAGAGACGATGCGTAAGCGCGAGATGAGGATGGCTCTAGGTGAGGGCTGGCATCTCTGA
- a CDS encoding Mrp/NBP35 family ATP-binding protein yields MGHMGAGAPQGPQPLPGVEYVVAVGSGKGGVGKTTVAVNLAVSLGKLGYKVGLIDADIYGPNVPMMLGVTRQPNIVGENRIEPILSHGVKFISVGLISPGDKPMVMRGPMLHQIIRQFLQQVEWGELDFLIVDLPPGTGDVVISLVQTVPLTGAVVVSTGSGVALQDARKALEMFHQVKVEVMGLVENMSQMTLPSGEVIDVFGAGGTERTAAQFGLDFLGAVDLDPSIREGGDKGLPITLAGPDSAKAKAFYEVAKKVVAKAQEIADSSEDVLEIS; encoded by the coding sequence ATGGGACACATGGGAGCAGGAGCACCGCAGGGGCCGCAGCCGTTGCCGGGAGTGGAGTATGTCGTTGCCGTTGGCAGCGGCAAGGGTGGAGTCGGCAAGACGACGGTAGCGGTGAATCTGGCAGTTTCGCTGGGCAAGCTGGGGTATAAGGTTGGGCTGATTGACGCCGACATCTATGGGCCGAATGTGCCGATGATGCTGGGCGTGACGCGGCAGCCGAACATCGTCGGGGAGAACCGGATTGAGCCGATCCTCTCACACGGGGTGAAGTTCATCTCGGTGGGATTGATCTCGCCGGGCGACAAGCCGATGGTGATGCGCGGGCCGATGCTGCACCAGATCATCCGCCAGTTCTTGCAGCAGGTGGAGTGGGGCGAGTTGGACTTTCTGATCGTCGATCTTCCTCCGGGAACAGGCGACGTGGTGATCTCACTGGTGCAGACGGTTCCTCTGACCGGGGCTGTGGTGGTTTCAACCGGCTCGGGCGTGGCGTTGCAGGACGCACGCAAGGCACTGGAGATGTTTCATCAGGTGAAGGTCGAGGTGATGGGGCTGGTCGAGAACATGTCGCAGATGACGCTGCCGAGCGGAGAGGTCATCGACGTCTTTGGTGCGGGCGGAACGGAGCGCACGGCGGCGCAGTTTGGGCTGGATTTTCTGGGAGCCGTCGATCTTGATCCTTCGATCCGCGAAGGCGGCGATAAGGGGTTGCCTATTACGCTTGCCGGGCCGGATTCGGCCAAGGCGAAGGCGTTCTACGAGGTGGCGAAGAAGGTCGTGGCCAAGGCTCAGGAGATTGCCGACAGCAGTGAGGATGTGCTCGAAATCAGCTAA
- the hrcA gene encoding heat-inducible transcriptional repressor HrcA, whose translation MADAERVTARQRAILTAVVESYIETGEPVGSGTIARLQMGDVSGISSATIRNEMAELAEAGLLEQPHTSAGRVPTARAFRMYVEQLSGGANPRVNPRIDAARLPARSRRQIDSSFIGLAGVQAVLERTSHVLATLSSGVGVAIAAAADGDMLEHVHFSRLAPARVLAVVVTRSGTVRDRVLALDRDLTLRELEIAANFLNENFRGWSVERVRSEIARMLEQERSEYQRLLNSVQQLWTKAVPESDVPVQTVYVEGVANLLGSQSVGSYEDRERLREVLAALEAKQRLVELLNAYIDARQESVRVVFDLEEQAPEMAGLVLIAAPARMGGESRGTVGVIGPKRMHYENTMNAVGYIAQVFDRMLHPIE comes from the coding sequence ATGGCGGATGCGGAGCGAGTGACGGCGCGGCAGCGAGCCATTCTGACGGCTGTCGTCGAGAGCTACATCGAGACTGGCGAGCCGGTTGGCTCGGGAACGATCGCGCGATTACAGATGGGCGATGTTTCGGGCATAAGCTCGGCCACGATTCGCAATGAGATGGCTGAGTTGGCCGAAGCGGGGCTGCTGGAGCAGCCGCACACTTCGGCCGGCCGAGTGCCGACGGCGCGGGCGTTTCGCATGTATGTGGAGCAATTAAGCGGCGGCGCGAATCCCAGGGTGAACCCAAGAATTGATGCGGCGCGGCTTCCGGCACGGTCGCGGCGGCAGATCGATTCGAGCTTTATAGGATTGGCCGGAGTGCAGGCAGTGCTGGAGCGGACATCGCATGTACTGGCGACGCTTTCGAGCGGCGTGGGAGTGGCCATCGCCGCTGCAGCGGATGGTGACATGCTGGAGCATGTGCATTTTTCACGGCTGGCTCCGGCGCGGGTGCTGGCAGTTGTCGTGACTCGCAGCGGAACGGTGCGCGACCGCGTATTAGCGCTCGATCGGGACCTTACGCTGCGTGAGCTGGAGATAGCGGCGAACTTTCTGAATGAGAACTTTCGCGGATGGAGCGTGGAACGGGTTCGCTCCGAGATTGCGCGGATGCTGGAGCAGGAGCGAAGCGAGTACCAGCGGCTGCTGAATTCCGTGCAGCAGCTCTGGACGAAGGCGGTGCCGGAGAGCGACGTTCCAGTGCAGACGGTCTACGTTGAGGGTGTGGCCAATCTGTTGGGCAGCCAAAGCGTAGGCAGCTATGAAGATCGTGAGCGGTTGCGCGAGGTACTGGCGGCGCTCGAGGCGAAGCAGCGGCTGGTTGAGCTGTTGAATGCCTATATCGATGCCCGACAGGAGAGTGTCCGCGTAGTCTTCGATCTGGAAGAGCAGGCCCCGGAGATGGCGGGGCTGGTACTGATTGCGGCACCGGCGCGTATGGGTGGTGAGAGCCGGGGAACGGTGGGTGTCATCGGCCCGAAACGGATGCACTATGAGAACACGATGAACGCGGTGGGCTATATTGCACAGGTATTTGATCGGATGCTGCATCCAATAGAGTGA
- a CDS encoding nucleotide exchange factor GrpE: MRRHEHMQDEMTVEGVQEGDVAPGTTPEPISETSVAHAELELVKGERDQLIDRLARLQAEFDNARKREAKERADARDYVISNTVEPFLGVMDNFQLALKADGTVEQLRGGVELILKQMEDALKGLNVVPVETVGTQFDPRVHEALGSIETKEFPDHQVLEEIRRGYKIREKLLRPALVRIAANADQVAD; this comes from the coding sequence ATGAGGAGACACGAACACATGCAAGACGAGATGACGGTGGAAGGTGTGCAGGAAGGCGATGTTGCGCCTGGCACGACGCCTGAGCCGATAAGCGAGACGAGTGTCGCGCACGCGGAACTGGAGCTGGTGAAGGGAGAACGCGACCAGTTGATCGACCGGCTGGCTCGACTGCAGGCGGAATTTGATAATGCCCGCAAGCGCGAGGCGAAAGAGCGTGCCGACGCCCGGGATTATGTGATTTCCAATACGGTTGAGCCGTTTCTGGGTGTGATGGACAACTTTCAGTTGGCACTGAAGGCCGATGGTACGGTTGAACAGCTTCGGGGTGGTGTAGAGCTGATTCTAAAGCAGATGGAAGACGCTCTGAAGGGATTAAATGTAGTTCCGGTCGAGACAGTCGGGACGCAATTCGACCCCCGGGTCCACGAAGCTTTGGGCAGCATTGAAACTAAAGAGTTTCCCGATCATCAGGTACTAGAAGAGATTCGGCGGGGGTACAAGATCCGCGAGAAGTTGCTGCGGCCTGCGCTGGTGAGAATTGCCGCGAACGCGGATCAGGTTGCTGACTAA
- the dnaJ gene encoding molecular chaperone DnaJ produces the protein MSATENVTKVDFYEVLSVSRDANDQELKTAYRKLAMQYHPDRNPDDPTAEEKFKECSEAYQVLSDPEKRAAYDRYGHAAFSGGGPGGGNPFAGAQDIGDIFGDLFGEMFNMGGSGNRKASRVQRGRDLRYDLTLEFEEAVFGKEKEITIRRMETCIDCKGSGAAKGKAPVTCTQCGGRGQQRFQQGFFSVARTCSVCGGTGTLIVDPCQTCRGETRVQSEHTILVKVPAGVEQDTRIRYQGEGEAGKFAGPAGDLYVVLNVKAHKFFEREGDDLHCVMPISFPQAALGTELEIQTLEGEATIKIPEGTQSGKEFKLRGKGVPHLNSHGKGDLIVEIRVQTPGKLSKQQKELLRQLSETMVVENTPTSRGLFDKVKEMFS, from the coding sequence ATGAGTGCGACGGAAAACGTGACAAAAGTTGATTTTTACGAAGTGTTGAGTGTTTCTCGGGACGCGAACGATCAGGAGCTGAAGACGGCTTATCGGAAGTTGGCGATGCAGTATCATCCCGACCGTAACCCGGACGATCCCACGGCGGAAGAGAAGTTCAAAGAGTGCAGCGAGGCTTACCAGGTTCTGAGCGATCCGGAGAAGCGCGCTGCCTATGATCGTTATGGCCATGCAGCGTTCAGTGGCGGCGGTCCAGGCGGTGGAAATCCGTTTGCCGGCGCGCAGGACATTGGAGATATCTTCGGCGATCTATTCGGCGAGATGTTCAACATGGGTGGCAGCGGCAACCGCAAGGCCTCGCGGGTTCAGCGCGGGCGCGATCTGCGCTACGACCTGACCCTGGAGTTCGAGGAGGCGGTCTTCGGTAAGGAGAAGGAGATCACTATCCGCCGAATGGAGACCTGCATCGACTGCAAGGGCTCGGGCGCAGCCAAGGGCAAGGCTCCGGTGACCTGTACGCAGTGTGGTGGACGCGGCCAGCAGAGGTTTCAGCAGGGATTCTTTTCCGTGGCCCGGACGTGTTCGGTCTGCGGCGGTACAGGTACGCTGATTGTCGATCCGTGCCAGACTTGCCGGGGTGAGACAAGGGTGCAGTCGGAGCACACCATTCTCGTCAAGGTTCCGGCTGGCGTAGAGCAGGATACGAGGATTCGCTATCAGGGCGAGGGCGAGGCTGGGAAGTTTGCCGGGCCGGCGGGCGATCTTTATGTCGTGCTGAACGTGAAGGCGCACAAGTTCTTCGAGCGCGAAGGCGACGATCTGCATTGCGTCATGCCGATCTCATTTCCGCAGGCTGCTCTGGGGACGGAGCTGGAGATTCAGACCCTTGAAGGGGAGGCCACCATCAAGATCCCTGAGGGCACGCAGAGCGGCAAGGAGTTCAAGCTGCGCGGCAAGGGCGTGCCGCACCTGAATTCGCATGGCAAGGGCGATCTGATCGTCGAGATTCGTGTGCAGACACCGGGCAAGCTGAGCAAGCAGCAGAAGGAGTTGCTGCGGCAGTTGAGCGAGACGATGGTGGTGGAGAACACGCCAACTTCGCGCGGCCTGTTCGACAAGGTCAAGGAGATGTTCAGCTAG
- a CDS encoding RsmE family RNA methyltransferase, whose protein sequence is MTRRRWIADTWTPTTASLTGDQAAHLARVLRAEPGQIFDVVAGGFLHRAEITSVSDQEVLFTLHEELEADAALPLRLLLAVFKFDHMEWAIEKATELGVAHITPVLARRSEKHLTLAAPKRAERWRRIALEASKQSRRTDIPEIAAPITLKAALEQEQSLTRILLSETEQATPLAAALASVGPTGYESVALAIGPEGGWTPEEMAFFATHNWTSVTLGPRILRAETAAIAAIAIASSCMA, encoded by the coding sequence ATGACCCGACGCCGCTGGATCGCCGACACCTGGACCCCAACCACAGCTTCCCTCACCGGCGATCAGGCCGCCCATCTCGCCCGCGTACTCCGCGCCGAACCCGGTCAGATCTTCGACGTCGTGGCCGGAGGCTTTCTTCATCGCGCCGAGATCACCAGCGTCTCCGACCAGGAAGTCCTCTTCACCCTCCACGAAGAGCTCGAAGCCGACGCCGCGCTTCCTCTCCGCCTGCTGCTGGCCGTCTTCAAGTTCGACCACATGGAGTGGGCCATCGAAAAGGCGACAGAACTAGGTGTAGCTCACATCACCCCAGTCCTGGCGCGACGAAGCGAGAAGCACCTTACTCTCGCCGCCCCCAAACGGGCCGAACGCTGGCGCCGCATCGCACTTGAGGCCTCAAAGCAGTCCCGTCGCACCGATATCCCCGAGATCGCCGCTCCAATCACGCTGAAAGCTGCCCTCGAACAAGAACAAAGCCTAACCCGCATCCTGCTCAGCGAGACCGAGCAGGCCACCCCGCTGGCCGCAGCACTCGCATCCGTTGGACCTACGGGTTATGAGTCCGTCGCTCTAGCCATAGGCCCCGAAGGCGGTTGGACTCCCGAAGAGATGGCCTTCTTCGCCACTCACAACTGGACATCCGTAACTCTTGGCCCTCGCATCCTTCGCGCCGAAACCGCAGCCATTGCCGCTATCGCAATCGCGTCATCCTGCATGGCCTGA
- a CDS encoding AI-2E family transporter produces the protein MNRCAQTICIQLCQHPRRITLATSTPDLDPGNKESRKAVRGHILFCIGILLALYLAWHLLKELEIIYVSALFAVVLTPVVTSITKLNLRGYHPSRVVALILLIAGAILALTLFLTFGLPPVLRDLKEFSTELPQRIPATVERINKLPFATKFNVDSMIQRAEGALTETASYIFTSLPAWLSHVFDILTAAFLCIYFMLEGEYAYRFFLSLFPYQQRARLDNTLQRADLKISKWLFGQGLLMLILGISSTIVFGILHVRYFLLLGVLMGLFNIIPIAGGVITIVLAAGVAALDSWTKMAGVLIFYAIYVNVENAFLTPRIMRSSVNLMGLTVLIALLCGTALAGIVGALVAVPTAALISVLLDEYAVQ, from the coding sequence TTGAACCGCTGCGCGCAGACTATTTGCATCCAACTCTGTCAGCACCCCAGGAGAATAACGCTGGCCACCTCGACGCCTGATCTTGATCCCGGCAACAAAGAATCCCGCAAAGCTGTACGCGGTCACATACTTTTTTGCATCGGCATCCTGCTTGCCCTCTATCTGGCCTGGCACCTGCTCAAAGAGCTGGAGATCATCTACGTCAGCGCCCTCTTTGCAGTCGTGCTGACTCCGGTTGTCACCAGCATCACCAAGCTGAATCTTCGCGGCTACCATCCCTCGCGCGTAGTGGCTCTCATCCTTCTTATCGCCGGAGCCATTCTTGCGCTCACCCTCTTTTTGACCTTCGGCCTGCCGCCGGTGCTGCGCGACCTCAAGGAGTTTTCAACCGAGCTTCCCCAGCGCATTCCAGCGACCGTCGAACGCATCAACAAGCTTCCCTTCGCCACCAAGTTCAACGTCGATTCCATGATCCAGCGCGCGGAAGGCGCGCTCACCGAGACTGCCAGCTATATCTTCACCTCGCTGCCCGCCTGGCTCTCGCATGTCTTCGATATCCTTACGGCTGCCTTTCTCTGCATCTACTTCATGCTGGAGGGCGAATATGCTTACCGCTTTTTTCTCTCACTATTTCCCTATCAACAGCGCGCTCGCCTCGACAATACTCTGCAAAGAGCCGATCTGAAGATCAGCAAGTGGCTCTTCGGCCAGGGACTGCTCATGCTCATCCTGGGCATCTCCAGCACCATCGTCTTCGGCATTCTCCACGTCCGCTACTTCCTTCTATTGGGTGTTCTGATGGGCCTGTTCAATATCATCCCCATCGCCGGCGGAGTGATCACCATCGTCCTCGCAGCCGGCGTCGCCGCCCTGGACTCGTGGACCAAGATGGCGGGAGTCCTGATCTTCTACGCAATCTACGTCAACGTCGAGAACGCGTTCCTCACCCCGCGCATCATGCGCTCCAGCGTTAATTTGATGGGACTGACTGTACTGATCGCTCTGCTCTGCGGAACGGCTTTGGCCGGTATCGTGGGAGCTCTCGTCGCCGTTCCGACGGCTGCCCTGATCAGCGTTCTGCTCGACGAGTACGCCGTCCAGTAA
- a CDS encoding shikimate kinase, with translation MTTKQPEILTETGTKPAITPTIPPHLRRLVLTGFMGAGKSTIGRTLASRLGWTFLDLDTHLEQRTGATIPQLFERHGEARFRRLESTALASALAHSNTVLALGGGTPEGLTNRLLLEQTPATFTVFLDAPFPVLFDRCIMQGLSRPVLADPDAAQLRFAARHPLYVRLAHLTIDTTSITPEETVDFLIAALNQTPHYRL, from the coding sequence ATGACAACCAAGCAGCCAGAGATACTGACCGAAACCGGGACGAAACCCGCCATCACGCCTACGATCCCGCCGCATCTTCGACGTCTGGTTCTCACCGGATTCATGGGAGCAGGCAAGTCCACCATCGGCCGCACCCTCGCCTCGCGTCTCGGCTGGACCTTTCTCGATCTCGACACGCACCTTGAGCAACGCACCGGTGCCACCATTCCCCAGCTCTTCGAGCGTCACGGCGAGGCCCGCTTCCGCCGTCTCGAATCCACTGCACTCGCCTCCGCGCTCGCCCATTCCAATACGGTCCTCGCACTCGGCGGCGGTACTCCCGAAGGCCTCACCAACCGCCTGCTGCTGGAGCAGACACCGGCAACCTTCACCGTCTTCCTTGATGCCCCCTTCCCGGTCCTGTTCGACCGCTGCATCATGCAGGGCCTCTCGCGGCCAGTGCTGGCCGATCCGGATGCAGCCCAACTCCGCTTTGCTGCCCGCCATCCGCTCTACGTCCGCCTTGCCCACCTCACCATCGACACCACCTCCATTACGCCAGAGGAGACCGTCGACTTTCTGATCGCTGCGCTGAATCAAACTCCGCACTATCGCCTTTGA
- a CDS encoding RNA polymerase sigma factor — protein sequence MTETKPGPSLFKRNPPIAGEAEAIESAKSGDAEAFSKLYALHKRRVYTLCLRMLGNVSEAEDMTQEAFLHLFRKIGSFRGESAFSTWLHRLTVNLVLMHLRKKGLNLVSLEETINPSEDDAPKRDFGSRDPQLAGSVDRVALERAVASLPPGYRMVFILHDVEGFEHNEIATMLECSTGNSKSQLHKARLKLRELLRQPEQSIQQAGLKEAAQ from the coding sequence ATGACTGAGACGAAGCCCGGGCCCAGCCTGTTCAAACGAAATCCTCCGATTGCCGGGGAAGCCGAAGCAATCGAAAGCGCCAAGTCAGGAGACGCTGAGGCGTTTTCGAAGCTCTACGCGCTTCACAAGCGCCGCGTCTATACCCTTTGCCTGCGCATGCTCGGCAATGTCTCCGAAGCCGAAGACATGACCCAGGAGGCGTTCCTCCACCTCTTCCGCAAGATCGGCAGCTTTCGCGGCGAGTCGGCTTTCTCCACCTGGCTGCATCGCCTCACCGTCAACCTCGTCCTGATGCATCTGCGCAAAAAGGGCTTGAACCTCGTCTCCCTCGAAGAGACGATCAACCCATCGGAAGACGACGCACCCAAGCGTGACTTCGGCAGCCGCGACCCGCAGCTCGCAGGCTCCGTCGATCGCGTCGCGCTCGAGCGTGCCGTGGCCTCGTTACCGCCCGGCTACCGCATGGTATTCATTCTCCACGACGTCGAAGGCTTCGAGCATAATGAGATTGCCACCATGCTCGAATGCTCTACCGGAAACAGTAAATCCCAGCTACATAAGGCACGACTCAAGCTACGCGAACTGCTTCGTCAACCCGAACAGTCTATCCAGCAAGCGGGCCTCAAGGAGGCCGCTCAATGA
- a CDS encoding ThiF family adenylyltransferase — MPESSLQPVAPLIPSTAISNEDRYSRQILFSGIGASGQQKLASAHVAIIGVGATGAATASLLARAGVGSLTLIDRDFVEPSNLQRQVLFDEADALESLPKAEAARRKIALFNSGVVVHARIADLVPANIAELLGSADLILDATDNFETRYLINDYAVQQSKPWVYAAAIGAYAATMNILPGSASPDPTACLACIFPKPPTGPVETCDTSGILATAVNLAASIQVTEALKFLTGQSNLMRRSLLSFDLWTNERSEISTRQPNPDCIVCGQRVFSHLAGEGRPHITLCGRNSVQIHEHHRPVDFAAMRDRLSPHGQVRFNNLLLRFERAPHTLTLFADGRAIIQGTTDVTLARSLYARFIGS; from the coding sequence ATGCCCGAGTCTTCCCTTCAGCCCGTCGCTCCCCTGATTCCCTCTACGGCCATCTCCAACGAAGACCGCTACTCCCGTCAGATTCTCTTTTCCGGCATCGGCGCATCAGGTCAGCAAAAGCTCGCTTCGGCTCATGTCGCAATCATCGGCGTGGGAGCCACCGGAGCCGCTACCGCATCGCTCCTCGCCCGCGCCGGTGTAGGCTCGCTCACGCTCATCGACCGCGACTTCGTCGAGCCATCAAACCTCCAGCGCCAGGTGCTCTTCGACGAGGCAGACGCGCTCGAATCGCTGCCCAAGGCCGAGGCCGCTCGCCGCAAGATCGCGCTCTTCAACTCCGGTGTCGTCGTCCACGCTCGCATCGCCGATCTCGTACCCGCCAATATCGCAGAACTCCTTGGCTCCGCAGACCTCATCCTCGATGCCACAGACAACTTCGAGACCCGTTATCTCATAAACGACTACGCAGTTCAGCAATCGAAGCCGTGGGTCTACGCTGCCGCCATTGGCGCTTACGCTGCCACAATGAATATCCTGCCCGGCAGCGCATCACCCGATCCCACGGCATGCCTCGCCTGCATCTTTCCCAAACCGCCTACCGGTCCGGTCGAGACCTGCGATACCTCCGGCATCCTCGCCACAGCCGTCAATCTCGCAGCCTCCATCCAGGTCACCGAAGCCCTCAAATTCCTCACCGGCCAGTCCAACCTCATGCGCCGGTCTTTACTATCTTTCGACCTGTGGACGAACGAGCGCTCCGAGATATCGACCCGCCAGCCCAATCCAGACTGCATCGTCTGCGGTCAGCGCGTGTTCAGCCATCTCGCCGGCGAAGGCCGTCCCCACATCACACTCTGCGGGCGCAACTCCGTCCAGATCCACGAGCATCATCGCCCCGTCGACTTTGCCGCCATGCGCGATCGTCTCTCACCTCACGGACAGGTTCGCTTCAACAATCTGCTGCTCCGCTTCGAACGCGCCCCTCATACCCTCACACTCTTCGCCGATGGCCGAGCCATCATCCAGGGCACAACCGATGTAACCCTCGCCCGCTCACTTTATGCGCGCTTCATCGGGTCATGA